The DNA region GCGTGGAGCTGCCGGCCGGGTCGGACGTCCAGGGCCTCTCGCCCGCCGGCGTCTTCACCACCGAAGGCCGCCTCGGCGACTGCCGGTTCGAGTCCGCCGCCGGTGACATCCACGTCGCGGAGGTCGGCGCCGCCTTCCTCCGGTCCGACCACGGCGACGTCCGCGTGGACCGCGCCACCGGCGACGTGGAGATCGACGCCGCGGGCCGCATCGACCTCGGCACCGTCGCGGGCGCCGCCAACATCCGCAACCGCAAGGGCGACACCACCCTCGGCGAGGTCACCGGCGAGCTGCGCGTCAACTCCTCCAACGGCCGCATCTCCGTCGGCGTCGCCCACGCCGGAGTCGACGCCAAGTCGGACAACGGCACCATCAAGCTCGGTGAGGTCGCCCGCGGCCAGATCACCCTCCAGACCGCCGACGGCGACCTCGAAGTCGGCATCCGTGAGTCCAGCGCCGCCTGGCTCGAGGTGAACTCCCAGGCGGGCACGGTCCACAACTCGATCGGTTCGACCGACGGCCCCGGCCCGGACGCGGAGACCGTCCAGGTGCGCGCCCGCACCGGCCTCGGCGACATCGTGATCCGCCGCGCCTGACCGCACCCGTACACGCAAGGGCTCGTGCCACGCGGAGACCGGCCTCGCATCAACTACGGAAAGAAGAAGGAGGCGGCACGATGACTGCCACCACCGGTTTGACCGCCCCGCCGAAGGGGATCACCGCCCAGGGGCTGCGCAAGTCGTACGGCGAGAAGGTCGTACTCGACGGGATCGACCTGCAGGTCTCTGAGGGCACGATCTTCGCCCTGCTGGGCCCGAACGGCGCGGGCAAGACCACCACCGTCCAGATCCTCTCCACCCTCATCTCCGCCGACGGCGGGGACGCCCAAGTGGCGGGGAACAACCTGGCGCAGGAACCGGACGGCGTCCGCAGGTCCATCGGCGTCACCGGCCAGTTCGCCGCCGTCGACGGCCTGCTCACCGCCGAGGAGAACCTCTTCCTCATCGCGGACCTGCTGCACCTCGACAAGGCCGAGGGCCGACGCCGCGCCGCCGA from Streptomyces flavofungini includes:
- a CDS encoding DUF4097 family beta strand repeat-containing protein: MPTFDTPEPLSALIEFEIGTARISAGKRLDTVVSVLPSDGREDVDVKAAEQVQVTCNNGRLAVKGPKKRSLFGKGGSIEVSVELPAGSDVQGLSPAGVFTTEGRLGDCRFESAAGDIHVAEVGAAFLRSDHGDVRVDRATGDVEIDAAGRIDLGTVAGAANIRNRKGDTTLGEVTGELRVNSSNGRISVGVAHAGVDAKSDNGTIKLGEVARGQITLQTADGDLEVGIRESSAAWLEVNSQAGTVHNSIGSTDGPGPDAETVQVRARTGLGDIVIRRA